From Acaryochloris thomasi RCC1774, a single genomic window includes:
- a CDS encoding Pvc16 family protein — MLNSLLQTLAEILASGTALASTEQIDFSHPSAFLRETGRGSSLNLHLYDVRASQQMPLMGRQVERHYEGGRPVASIQRAASWFDVSILLTVRDQTVLGEHRLFSEALALLMRHPVLREEFLVSDLQGYGDLPISLSRDPPIDIGSLWSSLSAPIRPAIYLTVTVPFNPWHKTTVPLVVERRLRESSRFPDSMGEDLAAHRVAIAGLVKNELTRRPIKKVRVMLEGTEKSVTTNPEGLFFFENLRTGSYVLQLMRFGYQAQSCSVLVDQQIDTPQEIFLMPS; from the coding sequence ATGCTTAACTCTCTTCTTCAAACCCTTGCGGAAATTTTAGCCAGCGGTACTGCCCTCGCTAGTACTGAGCAAATTGACTTCAGCCACCCTTCTGCATTTCTGCGGGAGACCGGTAGGGGTTCATCCTTGAATCTCCATCTGTATGATGTGCGAGCAAGCCAGCAAATGCCGCTAATGGGGCGTCAGGTTGAGCGCCACTATGAAGGCGGACGGCCGGTTGCTAGCATTCAACGGGCAGCCAGTTGGTTTGATGTTTCTATTTTGCTGACGGTTCGTGATCAGACTGTGCTTGGTGAACATCGCTTGTTTTCAGAAGCCCTTGCTTTGCTGATGCGCCATCCTGTTTTGCGAGAGGAGTTCTTGGTGTCAGACCTTCAAGGTTATGGTGACCTGCCCATCTCTCTTTCGCGCGATCCCCCGATCGATATTGGGAGCTTATGGAGTTCTCTGTCGGCTCCCATACGTCCCGCAATTTATTTGACAGTTACGGTTCCGTTCAATCCTTGGCACAAGACGACCGTTCCTCTGGTTGTCGAACGACGCCTCAGAGAAAGCAGTCGATTTCCAGATTCTATGGGCGAAGACTTAGCGGCGCATCGGGTTGCGATCGCAGGTCTGGTCAAGAATGAACTGACCCGAAGGCCGATTAAAAAAGTGCGCGTCATGTTGGAAGGCACAGAGAAGTCCGTGACCACTAATCCAGAAGGACTGTTCTTCTTCGAGAATCTGAGAACTGGCAGCTACGTTCTGCAGTTAATGCGCTTCGGTTATCAAGCTCAGAGCTGCAGTGTTCTAGTCGATCAGCAAATCGACACACCCCAGGAAATCTTTCTGATGCCTTCTTAA
- a CDS encoding phage tail sheath family protein, whose product MARLDYSAPGVYVEEVDRGARPIDGVSTSIAGFIGFTEDIRDDAELFKPMLVTTWTQYLRYFAKPNSDGYTDFDAYLPFAVRGYFLNGGGRCWVTSIGTQLPGMKQVEVEEETPALEIPRRGNRPSLKLNLLPQQAEEGNVKIEIIDGFPRALPPGMDGDEEDAEGTGTLGGNTWSETPPDTGEFFDIRISRDGEVLEQYEHLSMDPEPQAATYVVEALRGSQYVAIGDIAQPGQPLARRPLNGEYEVKAPLEQTSPEQFTKKVEGVRDDRTGVRGIFEIDEITMLCFPDLMRAYETGLIDLEQVHGVMETMVSLSEGSSDGDIPGASNRMVVLDPPPDQTRPQDVVKWLDAFGRRSMFSAMYYPWIKVPNPRKAGRPILIPPSGHMMGVWGRTDETRGVHKAPANEVPRGVTGLAYDVNFREQELLNPLGINCIRKFPNRGIRIWGARTLVEPDITEWRYISVRRLISYIERSIEIGTQWAVFEPNDPKLWSKVRYVVSSFLERIWREGALVGRVPQQAFFVKCDEEINTPETMALGRLYVEVGVSPVRPAEFVVFRISQMNFQLDQGDD is encoded by the coding sequence ATGGCTAGATTAGACTATTCGGCTCCAGGCGTATATGTAGAAGAGGTAGACAGAGGCGCTCGCCCCATTGATGGCGTCAGTACTTCAATAGCGGGCTTTATCGGTTTCACCGAAGATATTCGGGATGACGCTGAACTCTTTAAGCCTATGTTGGTCACAACCTGGACGCAGTACCTTCGCTACTTTGCAAAACCTAACTCTGATGGGTACACAGATTTTGATGCCTATCTCCCCTTTGCAGTTCGAGGCTACTTTCTTAATGGAGGCGGGCGATGCTGGGTCACCAGCATTGGTACTCAGCTCCCAGGAATGAAACAGGTTGAGGTAGAAGAAGAAACACCAGCTTTGGAAATTCCCCGACGCGGAAACCGCCCTAGCTTAAAGCTGAATCTCCTTCCTCAGCAGGCTGAAGAAGGGAACGTCAAGATTGAGATCATCGATGGCTTTCCCCGAGCGCTACCGCCTGGGATGGACGGAGATGAAGAAGACGCAGAGGGAACTGGGACTCTGGGGGGCAACACCTGGTCTGAGACACCACCGGATACCGGAGAGTTCTTCGATATCAGAATTTCTCGGGATGGCGAGGTCTTAGAGCAATATGAACACCTGAGTATGGACCCTGAGCCCCAAGCGGCCACCTACGTCGTCGAGGCGTTGAGAGGATCTCAATACGTTGCGATTGGTGACATTGCTCAGCCGGGACAACCCCTAGCGCGTCGCCCGTTAAATGGTGAGTATGAGGTAAAGGCTCCACTAGAGCAAACATCACCGGAGCAGTTCACTAAAAAAGTTGAAGGGGTGCGTGATGATCGCACAGGGGTACGCGGCATCTTTGAGATCGATGAGATTACGATGCTCTGCTTCCCTGATCTAATGCGTGCCTATGAGACGGGTCTCATTGATCTTGAACAGGTCCATGGCGTTATGGAGACCATGGTGAGTCTGTCGGAAGGGTCCAGTGATGGAGATATTCCGGGCGCCTCAAACCGAATGGTGGTGCTTGATCCCCCCCCGGATCAGACTCGCCCTCAAGATGTCGTCAAATGGCTAGATGCCTTTGGCCGCCGGTCGATGTTCTCTGCAATGTATTATCCCTGGATCAAGGTTCCGAATCCTCGTAAGGCAGGACGGCCCATTCTTATTCCACCCAGTGGACACATGATGGGGGTCTGGGGACGCACTGATGAAACCCGAGGAGTGCATAAGGCACCGGCCAATGAGGTACCGAGGGGTGTAACGGGTCTGGCATATGACGTCAACTTTCGTGAGCAAGAACTCCTTAACCCTTTGGGTATTAACTGCATTCGTAAGTTTCCTAACCGTGGCATTCGCATCTGGGGCGCTCGAACGCTAGTAGAACCTGACATAACAGAATGGCGCTACATCAGTGTTCGACGGCTGATTAGCTATATTGAGCGCTCCATTGAAATCGGGACTCAGTGGGCTGTCTTTGAACCCAATGATCCGAAGTTATGGAGCAAGGTCAGGTATGTTGTCAGCAGCTTTTTGGAACGAATCTGGCGCGAAGGTGCTTTGGTGGGCAGAGTGCCTCAACAAGCTTTCTTCGTGAAATGCGACGAAGAGATCAATACGCCTGAGACGATGGCACTCGGTCGTTTATATGTTGAAGTCGGCGTCAGTCCAGTCCGACCCGCTGAATTTGTGGTGTTCAGAATCAGCCAAATGAATTTCCAGTTAGATCAAGGTGACGATTGA
- a CDS encoding phage tail protein has product MAAEQTFCTSFGLDLGGGAELPVLGVQNLEVAVKLAEHNTGTASDGSFGSKPVPGPRNGTVVTVDFALTKSRDVYDWFNTVNPKYNVGATEDPKDLTLYGYDGGTAVGLELVLEGAYPIRWSLSAAGIEEEGIMKESVDFVVTNVVQA; this is encoded by the coding sequence ATGGCAGCAGAGCAGACATTTTGTACGAGTTTCGGTCTTGATTTAGGCGGAGGTGCGGAATTACCTGTCCTTGGGGTTCAGAATTTGGAGGTTGCGGTTAAGCTGGCTGAACACAATACAGGTACTGCTTCGGATGGATCATTCGGCAGTAAACCCGTTCCTGGCCCACGGAATGGCACGGTTGTCACAGTTGACTTTGCCTTAACCAAAAGCAGAGACGTCTACGATTGGTTTAACACAGTGAACCCTAAATACAATGTAGGTGCTACGGAAGACCCTAAAGATCTTACTTTATACGGCTATGACGGAGGGACAGCTGTTGGTTTGGAGTTGGTACTTGAAGGTGCTTACCCTATTCGTTGGAGTTTATCGGCTGCGGGTATTGAGGAAGAGGGCATCATGAAGGAATCCGTAGATTTTGTTGTTACCAATGTTGTGCAGGCGTAA
- a CDS encoding phage tail protein, producing MSMMFKKPDPLPSSRFGVELDLDGSNSTDGYFMDCSGINYTQDVIDFCEVTSNQWGNAGKGQVVRTKLPGNAKSGHLTLRRGLIKSMAIWDWLEIVEQGNWAKKRKNCSLYFYDNNSTRTVHLELEAAWPISYKIGDVNSNDAQAALEEIEIAFEGFKRIKAGGAKDKAVGAARRAWHG from the coding sequence ATGTCAATGATGTTTAAAAAGCCCGATCCTTTACCTTCTTCTAGGTTCGGTGTAGAACTTGATTTAGATGGTTCTAACAGCACCGATGGTTACTTTATGGATTGTTCGGGAATCAATTATACCCAGGATGTAATTGATTTTTGCGAAGTTACCTCTAACCAATGGGGAAATGCAGGTAAAGGACAGGTTGTCAGAACAAAGCTTCCTGGCAACGCCAAGTCCGGTCACCTTACGCTCCGCCGAGGGTTGATTAAGTCCATGGCTATATGGGACTGGCTTGAGATCGTGGAGCAAGGAAATTGGGCGAAGAAGCGAAAAAATTGCTCTCTGTATTTTTATGACAACAATTCCACGCGTACTGTCCATTTAGAGCTTGAGGCGGCCTGGCCTATAAGTTACAAGATCGGCGATGTTAACTCCAATGATGCTCAGGCCGCGCTTGAAGAAATCGAAATTGCCTTTGAGGGATTTAAACGGATCAAGGCTGGCGGTGCAAAGGATAAGGCGGTGGGGGCGGCGCGCAGAGCTTGGCATGGATAA
- a CDS encoding DUF4255 domain-containing protein, whose translation MNSGLAIASITAVLKNLLEDGLVQNTALSSMGNILVTTLPPDQISVGVDGQPQLNLFLYQVSQNRNADWIGHGAQETNPDNFSRSAQANPLNETSRLAINLHYLITVYGTQDFQTEMLLGCVMQLMHQSPVLSNDAIRSSLKHAASMNRAGPFAQAVASNSFDVLINQLGQVQIEPDLFDTEQMSKLWSLLQGSYRPSVTYQVSMVSISSEKSSNPMVMDSREEASNDREVPVIEKVIASPATNGAITPGCDLILYGKHLDGDITKVRLDGDELTPTVVEDIRLLVKSSPTLQAGVHQIQVIHKEVTDPLSASGISSNAATFILRPRITASAKIPNSDSQQQSEETTIAVQFTPKISPQQQVYLKLISVDEYSDKVYQIRTPPGDLETDTVEISVNDIPSGPYLVQAQVDGAESLLDVDQSKNRVIIQTQNLASSNEDEEMNGMEHQVTALTGGDF comes from the coding sequence ATGAATAGTGGACTTGCGATCGCATCTATAACTGCGGTCCTAAAAAATCTATTAGAAGACGGCTTAGTGCAGAATACAGCACTATCCAGCATGGGTAATATTCTGGTCACGACCCTTCCACCCGACCAGATTTCAGTCGGCGTCGATGGCCAGCCCCAGCTCAATCTATTCTTATACCAGGTTTCGCAAAATCGCAATGCAGACTGGATTGGGCATGGTGCTCAAGAGACAAATCCAGACAATTTCAGTCGTTCTGCTCAGGCGAACCCCCTGAATGAAACATCACGACTCGCCATCAACCTCCACTATTTAATTACCGTTTACGGAACTCAAGATTTTCAGACAGAGATGCTGCTAGGGTGCGTCATGCAGCTTATGCATCAAAGCCCTGTGCTCTCTAATGATGCGATTCGCAGTTCGCTAAAGCATGCTGCATCTATGAATCGCGCCGGACCTTTTGCTCAAGCAGTTGCATCGAACTCATTTGATGTCTTGATTAACCAACTCGGTCAAGTACAAATTGAGCCAGATCTATTCGATACCGAGCAAATGTCTAAATTATGGTCTCTGCTGCAAGGTTCGTACCGTCCCTCTGTTACCTACCAGGTTTCAATGGTGTCCATCTCCTCGGAGAAATCTTCTAACCCAATGGTGATGGATTCTAGAGAAGAAGCATCTAACGATAGAGAAGTCCCAGTTATTGAAAAGGTGATAGCTTCACCCGCGACCAATGGTGCGATCACACCGGGTTGCGATCTCATTCTCTATGGCAAACATCTAGACGGCGATATCACCAAAGTTCGTCTCGATGGGGATGAGCTAACTCCTACCGTTGTCGAAGATATAAGGCTTTTAGTGAAATCGTCGCCTACACTTCAGGCCGGGGTGCACCAGATTCAGGTGATTCATAAAGAGGTTACTGATCCTCTGTCTGCAAGTGGTATTTCCTCCAATGCGGCCACTTTTATACTTCGACCACGCATCACAGCTTCTGCCAAGATACCAAACAGCGATAGTCAACAGCAGTCTGAAGAGACAACTATAGCGGTTCAATTCACACCAAAAATTTCACCACAGCAGCAGGTTTACCTCAAATTAATTTCAGTTGATGAGTACTCAGATAAAGTCTATCAAATCAGAACTCCTCCCGGAGATTTAGAGACTGATACCGTTGAGATCTCGGTCAATGATATTCCATCAGGACCATATCTAGTACAGGCCCAAGTTGATGGAGCTGAGAGTCTATTAGATGTTGATCAGAGTAAGAATCGAGTCATAATTCAAACTCAAAATCTAGCCTCTAGCAACGAGGATGAAGAAATGAATGGAATGGAACATCAGGTTACTGCGCTAACAGGTGGTGACTTTTAA
- a CDS encoding ATP-binding protein, whose amino-acid sequence MIFSSKSDDWDKLNRRDLVAAIDGVFKTLHDYVDESKNHTSSHRFRSNTSNAVHSQEVNMSVPTALEQVCKHFGLTDFERSVLLLCAGTELDTRFQPLYAKAHGTSSHRYYPTFGLALSVLPNPHWSALISNGPLRHWNLIRLGQGDALTNRSLYIDERILHYLVGTQAIDASLTEISDLPQETRQLVPSHQRLADEITALWQQQSSGDSLPAIQLCGPEIEDKTDIAQVVCHQSKQRVSSMSCNRLPVNSEDLAAFIRRWERESILEQRILLLNCNDLDRSDQLLQSALNHLLEEVEGPVIITCRTPFQGIRRQMIRFDVPKPFPQEQLMSWEASIAELKAQLNGQGHLVPEPEQLSQDLQELTAQFQLGTSMIRQACTAAVGQLKTQSTPSLKQTLWQSCRVQARPGLDELAERLESKLSWDDLVLPPLQQETLESISAHVRQRAKVYERWGFAAKNRRGLGITALFAGPSGTGKTLAAGVLANELKLDLYKIELSSVVSKYIGETEKNLQRIFDAAETGGAILLFDEADSIFGKRSEVKDSKDRYANLEVSYLLQRMESYPGLAILTTNLQSSLDPAFLRRLRFVTQFSLPDAAHRAEIWRRVFPSTAPTAGLAFDRLAQLNTPGGNIRNIALNAAFIAADEGDSVQMKHILKATQTEYEKLGKSLTSVEVSGWVDEKVPI is encoded by the coding sequence ATGATTTTTTCTTCTAAATCTGATGACTGGGACAAACTCAACCGAAGAGATTTAGTTGCTGCTATTGACGGTGTCTTTAAGACTCTCCACGATTATGTCGATGAGTCAAAAAATCACACGTCAAGCCATAGATTCCGCTCAAACACGAGCAATGCAGTTCACTCTCAAGAGGTCAATATGTCTGTGCCGACTGCTCTTGAGCAAGTCTGCAAGCACTTTGGTCTCACTGACTTTGAACGAAGTGTGCTTTTACTTTGTGCAGGGACTGAGCTAGATACACGATTTCAGCCCCTATATGCTAAAGCACACGGTACCAGTAGCCATAGATACTACCCGACATTCGGTTTAGCTCTTTCCGTCTTGCCCAATCCACATTGGAGCGCATTGATATCTAATGGACCACTGCGGCACTGGAACCTCATCCGTCTTGGTCAAGGGGATGCTTTGACAAATCGTTCTCTTTATATCGATGAGCGCATTCTTCATTATCTTGTGGGCACTCAAGCAATCGATGCCTCGTTGACAGAGATTTCTGACCTTCCACAAGAAACCAGACAGCTAGTCCCATCTCATCAGCGGCTGGCTGACGAAATCACAGCCCTGTGGCAACAGCAGTCTTCTGGGGATAGCTTACCAGCGATACAGTTGTGTGGACCGGAGATAGAAGATAAGACAGATATCGCCCAGGTTGTGTGTCACCAATCTAAGCAACGGGTGAGTTCTATGAGCTGCAATCGCCTCCCCGTCAATTCAGAGGACTTGGCTGCGTTCATTCGTCGATGGGAGCGAGAAAGCATTCTAGAGCAGAGAATCCTGCTCCTGAACTGTAATGACCTAGATCGGTCAGATCAGCTCTTGCAATCTGCTCTCAATCACCTACTTGAAGAAGTCGAAGGGCCTGTCATCATTACCTGCCGAACGCCATTTCAGGGCATTAGGCGTCAGATGATTCGCTTTGACGTTCCTAAACCGTTCCCTCAAGAACAATTGATGTCTTGGGAAGCCTCTATCGCAGAACTCAAAGCCCAGCTCAACGGACAAGGACATCTCGTACCCGAGCCAGAGCAGCTCTCTCAAGATTTGCAGGAACTCACGGCTCAATTTCAACTGGGTACCTCTATGATTCGACAAGCCTGCACGGCAGCAGTTGGACAGTTGAAAACGCAATCTACACCGTCCCTCAAACAGACGCTATGGCAGAGTTGTCGAGTTCAAGCGCGTCCAGGTCTAGATGAGTTGGCAGAGCGTCTCGAATCTAAACTGTCCTGGGATGATTTAGTCCTGCCGCCACTGCAGCAAGAGACCCTAGAATCAATCTCGGCCCACGTTCGACAACGGGCCAAAGTCTACGAAAGGTGGGGATTTGCTGCAAAAAACAGGCGTGGCTTAGGCATTACAGCGCTCTTCGCAGGACCAAGCGGCACCGGGAAAACCCTTGCTGCCGGGGTCCTCGCCAATGAGCTGAAGCTGGACCTCTACAAAATCGAGCTGTCGTCAGTGGTCAGCAAGTACATTGGCGAAACCGAAAAAAATCTCCAGCGGATCTTTGATGCAGCAGAGACCGGTGGCGCAATCTTGCTCTTTGACGAAGCAGACTCTATTTTTGGTAAACGAAGTGAAGTAAAAGATTCCAAGGATCGCTATGCCAACCTCGAGGTTAGTTACTTACTGCAGCGCATGGAATCCTATCCAGGGTTGGCTATTTTAACGACAAATTTGCAAAGCAGCTTAGATCCGGCTTTTCTGCGACGGCTGCGATTTGTGACTCAATTTTCTCTTCCTGATGCGGCTCATCGGGCCGAGATTTGGCGACGAGTCTTTCCATCAACGGCCCCGACAGCAGGGCTTGCTTTTGACCGACTGGCTCAACTCAATACACCGGGTGGAAACATTCGTAACATTGCCTTGAATGCCGCTTTTATCGCTGCCGATGAGGGAGATTCCGTTCAAATGAAGCATATTTTGAAGGCAACTCAAACGGAGTATGAAAAGCTAGGCAAGTCCTTAACCAGTGTTGAAGTCTCGGGCTGGGTTGACGAAAAAGTTCCTATTTGA
- a CDS encoding two-partner secretion domain-containing protein codes for MKCDRNSPLFPKLSSLSALTIGLCLSVAPQDTLAQLTPDQTLGPESSRVERQPQPTPTNLITGGARRGQNLFHSFQDFNVESGQSVFFRNPNGVNNILTRVTGGSTSNIDSVLGVRGDANLFVINPNGIIFGPDASLDVGGSFVATTADALQFNEQDSFSATSPQTSSLLSIQPSAFFFNQINSGEITNQSQAFFDFASGLTGGISTAGLGVPEGKSLLLVGGNINIDGGGLNAISGRVELASVQAGQTLEIDEADGELSLQSLSPAQARNITFDNAGITTTGARGLIRFQGNNLILTDSTISTFIPTTSSSVEGVNTGIVLMAQDLVLDDTSITTALFSSPEQVGDILIEADQFIARNNSSLSAGTSTSGNEGNIIIKVKDLFSLDSSSLSTESTNVILDAGESGDIEIDAEEFTSLNNAEISTSTIGIGNAGDILIEARNRVLLDNSQIRSESNPSPSDPFSEIGEAGEIQIKSAQFTAQNNSQLSTSTSTTGNSGNIIIKVDDFSLISNSRIRNNIRSSASGDGGNINIDAGQFTVQDDSVISTNLNGQSSAGSINIKADNLSLINDGRIRSDINSLGRGDGGDINIESDQFTAQNDSVISTNLFGQGKTGNINIKADDFSLASNSRIRSDVNASAIGNGGNINIDIDRFSAQNDSFLFTILFGQGTSGDINVRADDFSLVSNSRIRSDINSSAEGDGGDINIEAEQFSADQNSSLTSNLFGQGKAGNISIKASAFDLNDESSLRSDVVDFARGDGGDINVVAEQFSAQDARISTILFDFGEGNTGNIDVTAKDLMLTNTDISSDTRPSSKGDAGNIQIKAEKLISQNSKFLTTTSSRGNAGGLTFNVSDKFLLVDSSILSDNFQTLEDDGRTIFVDFVGSGDAGNIEISARQLISRNSLSSSTTLSQGNAGNITFNIDDLLQINNSRIFSAVGFEDATGGAGNVEINAGQLISQNGSGFSTSTSGQGDAGDLTFDIGGQLLLNNSSVLSESGPRATGRGGNINIQTQELQVTNGAVVSAANFGNGAGGNLSVSASKGIELRGTDSQLSVASDAMASGNAGSLNVETQDLAIAGGAQITVSSLQAQAGTLTINANSLELNQGTLSAETGESGQEGANINLQISQILTLRNESLISADAFGEANGGNILINALLLLALSPEGPNGSDIIANAIDGQGGNISITTQGRFGIEPRDSLTPLNDITASSSTNLPGEIFIQTSEVDPSDNIISLPIRPPEVKVVKSCSARQGRSDFVVTGRGGLPPTAQESLGQDAFQVGLVTLDPSTEPNVKNHNVLPQKTQSPPSKSSVQQINEAQGWRKNAKGKLMLIAETPSASVSPQPSCQG; via the coding sequence ATGAAATGCGATCGCAACTCCCCTCTCTTCCCAAAACTTAGCTCCCTCTCGGCGCTAACTATAGGCCTATGCCTCAGTGTTGCGCCGCAGGATACCCTCGCACAACTAACGCCCGATCAAACCTTAGGGCCTGAATCATCACGGGTTGAGAGACAGCCGCAGCCTACCCCAACCAACCTAATTACAGGGGGTGCTCGTCGTGGACAAAACCTTTTCCATAGCTTTCAAGACTTTAATGTAGAGTCAGGGCAGTCTGTCTTTTTTCGCAACCCCAACGGCGTCAACAACATTCTGACACGGGTAACGGGTGGTTCTACATCAAATATAGATAGCGTGCTGGGCGTTCGGGGGGACGCAAATCTGTTTGTCATCAATCCCAACGGGATTATTTTCGGCCCTGATGCCTCTCTAGATGTCGGCGGCTCCTTTGTGGCGACCACTGCAGATGCTCTCCAATTCAATGAACAGGATTCTTTCAGTGCGACTTCGCCTCAGACCTCAAGCTTGCTGAGTATTCAGCCTTCTGCATTCTTCTTTAACCAAATCAATTCTGGAGAGATTACTAATCAATCACAGGCGTTCTTTGATTTTGCCAGCGGACTAACCGGAGGAATATCGACTGCAGGTCTAGGGGTTCCAGAGGGGAAAAGTCTCTTATTGGTTGGCGGAAATATCAATATCGATGGAGGAGGATTGAATGCTATCAGTGGCCGGGTAGAGTTAGCCAGTGTTCAAGCAGGTCAAACTCTAGAAATTGACGAAGCCGATGGTGAGCTATCTTTACAATCTTTGTCGCCCGCGCAGGCTAGAAATATCACATTTGATAATGCAGGTATTACCACGACAGGAGCGAGAGGCCTGATTCGTTTTCAAGGTAACAACCTTATATTGACAGATAGCACCATTAGTACCTTTATCCCAACTACTTCTAGTTCAGTAGAGGGAGTTAATACAGGTATTGTTCTGATGGCACAGGATCTCGTGTTAGACGACACCTCTATAACAACCGCTCTCTTCTCCTCTCCTGAACAAGTCGGAGATATTTTGATTGAAGCAGATCAGTTCATAGCACGAAATAATAGTTCTCTATCGGCAGGAACGTCAACTTCGGGTAACGAGGGAAACATTATTATTAAGGTAAAAGATTTATTCTCCCTCGATAGCAGTAGCCTTTCGACCGAATCAACCAATGTCATCCTCGACGCAGGCGAGAGTGGAGATATTGAGATTGATGCTGAAGAATTCACCTCTCTGAATAATGCAGAGATTTCCACTTCCACCATAGGTATAGGAAACGCAGGAGATATTTTAATTGAAGCCAGGAACCGAGTCCTACTTGATAATAGTCAAATTCGTAGTGAATCAAACCCATCCCCGTCAGATCCTTTTTCAGAGATAGGTGAGGCAGGTGAGATTCAAATAAAATCAGCACAATTCACGGCTCAGAATAATTCACAGTTATCCACGTCAACATCAACCACTGGGAATTCAGGCAATATCATCATTAAAGTGGATGACTTTTCATTAATAAGCAATAGTCGTATCCGCAACAACATAAGATCTTCAGCTAGCGGAGATGGAGGAAATATAAACATTGATGCTGGTCAATTTACTGTACAAGATGACTCAGTTATATCGACTAATCTCAATGGTCAAAGCAGCGCCGGAAGCATCAATATAAAAGCAGATAATCTTTCATTAATAAACGATGGACGTATTCGGAGTGATATAAATTCATTGGGTAGAGGAGATGGAGGAGACATCAACATTGAGTCTGATCAATTTACTGCACAGAACGACTCAGTTATATCTACCAATCTTTTTGGCCAGGGTAAGACAGGAAATATCAATATCAAAGCAGATGATTTTTCACTAGCAAGTAATAGTCGCATCCGTAGCGATGTTAACGCTTCTGCCATCGGAAATGGAGGAAATATTAATATTGATATCGACCGTTTTTCCGCACAAAACGACTCGTTCCTATTCACGATTTTATTTGGTCAAGGAACGTCAGGTGATATCAACGTCAGAGCAGATGATTTCTCACTAGTAAGTAACAGTCGCATCCGTAGCGACATTAATTCTTCAGCTGAAGGAGATGGAGGGGATATTAATATTGAAGCTGAACAGTTCTCTGCAGATCAAAATTCATCTTTGACCTCAAATCTTTTTGGTCAAGGCAAGGCAGGGAATATCAGTATCAAAGCTTCTGCTTTCGACTTGAACGATGAAAGCAGTCTTCGTAGTGATGTTGTTGATTTTGCCAGAGGCGATGGAGGAGATATTAATGTTGTCGCTGAACAGTTTTCTGCACAAGATGCACGGATATCTACTATCCTCTTTGACTTTGGCGAAGGCAACACAGGAAATATTGATGTTACTGCGAAAGATTTGATGTTAACTAATACCGATATCTCTAGTGATACTAGGCCTAGCTCTAAAGGTGATGCAGGAAATATTCAGATTAAAGCCGAAAAGCTTATAAGTCAGAACAGTAAGTTTCTCACAACAACGTCAAGCCGGGGAAATGCAGGGGGCTTGACTTTTAATGTTAGTGATAAGTTTCTGCTTGTGGATAGCTCTATTTTGAGTGATAACTTTCAGACTTTAGAGGACGACGGCAGAACTATCTTTGTAGACTTTGTGGGCTCGGGTGACGCAGGCAACATCGAGATTAGTGCTAGACAACTCATTAGTCGTAATAGTTTGTCCTCTAGTACAACACTGAGTCAGGGCAATGCAGGGAACATTACTTTCAATATTGACGATTTGCTCCAGATTAACAACAGTCGTATCTTCAGTGCTGTAGGCTTCGAAGATGCAACAGGTGGTGCAGGTAATGTTGAGATTAATGCTGGACAGCTGATCAGCCAAAATGGTAGTGGGTTTTCGACATCAACATCCGGTCAAGGCGATGCAGGAGACTTGACTTTTGATATTGGCGGTCAGCTTTTGCTTAACAACAGTTCTGTCTTGAGCGAGTCAGGTCCCCGAGCCACGGGGCGCGGAGGCAATATCAATATTCAAACGCAGGAATTACAGGTTACGAATGGGGCGGTAGTCTCTGCAGCAAATTTTGGTAATGGCGCAGGTGGTAATCTAAGCGTCTCTGCCTCAAAGGGGATTGAATTAAGGGGCACAGATAGTCAATTATCTGTCGCATCAGATGCAATGGCCTCTGGTAACGCAGGCAGCTTAAACGTTGAAACTCAGGACCTAGCCATCGCTGGTGGTGCTCAAATCACAGTGAGCAGTCTTCAAGCCCAGGCCGGAACCCTGACAATCAATGCGAATTCGCTCGAACTCAATCAAGGAACTCTAAGTGCAGAAACAGGTGAAAGTGGTCAAGAGGGAGCCAACATCAATCTACAAATCTCTCAAATCTTGACGCTTAGAAATGAGAGCCTTATTTCTGCTGACGCATTTGGAGAGGCCAATGGTGGAAATATCTTAATCAATGCTCTTTTGCTCCTTGCATTGTCGCCAGAAGGCCCCAACGGCAGTGACATCATCGCCAATGCCATCGATGGTCAAGGTGGAAATATCAGCATTACTACTCAAGGACGCTTTGGCATTGAACCCCGCGATTCGCTAACGCCACTGAACGATATTACGGCAAGTTCAAGTACTAACCTTCCGGGGGAAATTTTCATTCAAACTTCGGAAGTTGATCCTAGCGATAACATCATCAGTCTTCCTATTCGGCCCCCCGAGGTGAAAGTCGTCAAAAGTTGTTCAGCTCGGCAGGGCCGCAGCGATTTTGTGGTGACAGGGCGAGGTGGATTGCCACCGACAGCCCAAGAGTCACTGGGGCAGGATGCCTTTCAGGTAGGTTTAGTGACGCTCGATCCTTCGACAGAACCCAACGTAAAAAATCACAATGTGCTGCCCCAAAAAACGCAATCACCACCATCTAAAAGTTCAGTGCAGCAAATAAACGAAGCTCAAGGCTGGAGGAAAAATGCGAAAGGGAAATTGATGCTAATAGCTGAAACTCCATCGGCAAGCGTATCGCCCCAGCCCAGCTGTCAGGGGTAA